In Aspergillus luchuensis IFO 4308 DNA, chromosome 1, nearly complete sequence, the following are encoded in one genomic region:
- a CDS encoding uncharacterized protein (COG:S;~EggNog:ENOG410PNQZ;~InterPro:IPR011057), which translates to MTSHQHLRGSCQCGRNQYQIRLPDNITDHAHVYLDTGRDNRRFHAAPLTAWLRVPLTWYQSHTQSYFPDETHSTIRRIFSPHHAPHTQRVFCGYCGTPLTFWSEDPREEAEYMSVSIGSLFGDGQRMLEDLELLPPESPPHSSDEEREAEEEGAGPAKGKEKVVVSPATAQQDTRSSDVVIPSGSAVSRSYRHGTLGGIPWFEEMVEGSRLGRMMKTRRGVGVSDDQSTSFEWEISEWTSDSTQAAGKRKRGHHTNVEDIEST; encoded by the exons ATGACTAGTCACCAGCATCTCCGCGGCTCCTGTCAATGTGGGAGAAATCAATATCAGATCCGACTGCCCGACAACATAACTGACCATGCCCACGTTTACTTGGACACCGGCCGAGACAATC GAAGATTTCACGCAGCTCCATTGACAGCCTGGCTTCGTGTCCCTCTAACCTGGTACCAATCTCACACTCAATCCTACTTCCCCGATGAAACACACAGCACCATCCGTCGCATCTTCTCCCCGCACCATGCGCCACATACCCAGCGGGTCTTTTGCGGCTACTGCGGCACGCCACTCACATTCTGGAGCGAGGATCCGCGCGAAGAAGCGGAGTACATGTCTGTGTCGATAGGAAGTTTGTTTGGCGATGGCCAGCGCATGTTGGAGGACTTGGAACTGTTGCCTCCGGAATCGCCTCCCCATTCTTCtgatgaggagagggaagcagaagaggaaggcgcTGGGCCTgcgaagggaaaggaaaaagttGTTGTTAGTCCGGCTACTGCGCAACAAGACACCCGCTCGTCAGATGTGGTCATTCCATCTGGGTCGGCGGTCTCACGGAGTTACAGACATGGCACACTGGGCGGGATCCCGTGGTTCGAAGAGATGGTGGAAGGCAGTCgactggggaggatgatgaagactaGGCGTGGCGTAGGGGTTAGTGATGATCAGTCTACGAGTTTTGAGTGGGAGATTAGCGAGTGGACGAGCGATAGTACGCAGGCGGCGGGGAAACGAAAGCGCGGTCATCATACTAATGTGGAGGATATCGAATCTACTTAG
- a CDS encoding nucleotide diphosphatase (BUSCO:EOG092643IE;~COG:D;~EggNog:ENOG410PJZR;~InterPro:IPR029001,IPR003697;~PFAM:PF02545;~go_function: GO:0047429 - nucleoside-triphosphate diphosphatase activity [Evidence IEA]): MSDSKQSLLSQTEPESDDPPPAYTSSNTNTSTTNQPNHQKRASLLPRPPPLSLPILTHLRSKRFILASSSPRRRQILSLLSLPNMEIIPSNTPEDLPKTLPPFEYVLQTATQKAQAVYAQEIDSPKGDPFILAADTVIVDTSTGSILEKPRSEAHHIAMLKGLRDAGEHKVYTALVAMTPLASARVPGYALESCLEETKVWFDQGVSDEVILAYVRTREGADKAGGYGIQGLGSILVDRIEGGFDNVVGLPLKKALWLMEKVVVRADDEDLLDGEGGSDEDGEGEEEE, from the coding sequence ATGTCCGACAGCAAACAATCCCTTCTCTCCCAAACGGAGCCCGAATCCGACGACCCCCCTCCAGCCtacaccagcagcaacaccaacaccagcaccaccaaccaacccaaccaccaaAAACGCGCCTCCCTACTCCCACGCCCACCCccgctctccctcccaatCCTAACCCACCTACGCTCAAAGcgcttcatcctcgcctcctcctccccccgccGGCGGCaaatcctctctctcctctccctccccaacatgGAAATAATCCCGTCCAACACCCCCGAAGACCTACCCAAaacccttccccccttcgaATACGTCCTCCAAACCGCGACACAGAAGGCGCAAGCCGTGTACGCACAGGAAATCGACTCGCCGAAAGGCGACCCATTCATTCTCGCAGCGGACACGGTCATCGTGGACACGTCGACGGGGAGTATATTAGAGAAGCCGCGGAGCGAGGCGCATCACATCGCGATGTTGAAGGGGTTGAGGGATGCGGGGGAACATAAGGTGTATACGGCGCTTGTGGCGATGACGCCGTTGGCGAGTGCCAGGGTTCCCGGGTATGCGTTGGAGAGTTGTCTGGAGGAGACGAAGGTGTGGTTTGATCAGGGGGTGAGTGATGAGGTGATTTTGGCGTATGTGAGGACGAGGGAGGGCGCGGATAAGGCGGGTGGGTATGGGATTCAGGGATTGGGAAGTATTCTTGTGGATAGGATTGAGGGCGGGTTTGATAATGTCGTGGGGTTGCCGTTGAAGAAGGCGCTTTGGttgatggagaaggtggtggttagggcggatgatgaggatttgttggatggggagggagggagtgatgaggatggggagggggaggaggaggagtag
- a CDS encoding uncharacterized protein (COG:K;~EggNog:ENOG410PRHB;~InterPro:IPR011598,IPR036638;~PFAM:PF00010;~go_function: GO:0046983 - protein dimerization activity [Evidence IEA]) has product MPSARPPASLASSSSEPSYSPLPGGATTHPDDRDDRSPSTTPTGNSSSKPASASSAANAQDKDKPRLTEQEKKNNHIASEQKRRAAIREGFDRLTELVPGLEGQGRSESIVLRKTVDFIQLQLQERQELIAEIERRGGRIDDSFRN; this is encoded by the coding sequence ATGCCATCTGCACGACCTCCTGCCTCCCTGGCTTCCAGCTCTTCAGAACCATCCTACTCTCCCCTGCCCGGCGGCGCAACCACCCATCCCGACGATCGCGACGACCgttccccatccaccacacccaccggcaactcctcctccaagccggcctcggcctcctcaGCGGCCAACGCACAAGACAAGGACAAGCCGCGGCTCAccgagcaggaaaagaagaataaccaCATTGCATCGGAGCAGAAACGCCGCGCCGCAATTCGGGAGGGCTTCGATCGATTGACCGAGCTGGTGCCTGGCTTGGAGGGCCAGGGTCGCAGTGAGAGTATCGTGCTTCGCAAGACGGTGGACTTTATCCAGCTTCAGCTGCAGGAACGACAGGAATTGATTGCGGAGATTGAGCGTCGCGGAGGGCGCATTGATGATTCGTTTCGCAACTGA
- the adB gene encoding adenylosuccinate synthase ADE12 (COG:F;~EggNog:ENOG410PFCH;~InterPro:IPR001114,IPR027417,IPR042110,IPR042111, IPR033128,IPR018220,IPR042109;~PFAM:PF00709;~go_function: GO:0004019 - adenylosuccinate synthase activity [Evidence IEA];~go_function: GO:0005525 - GTP binding [Evidence IEA];~go_process: GO:0006164 - purine nucleotide biosynthetic process [Evidence IEA]), translating into MGVTIVLGSQWGDEGKGKITDMLAQEATLCCRAAGGHNAGHTIVHGDKTYDFHILPSGLVSPACVNLIGAGTVVHVPSFFKELASLEDKGLEGAGKRIFISDRAHVCLDLHSVVDGLEEAKLGGRKVGTTGKGIGPCYSDKAARRGIRVGEILDEALFERKLRSLDAGYRARFGELEYNVEEELARFKDYRQRLGPYIVDQLAFLQKYKDAPNTLVEGANALMLDLDHGTYPFVTSSSTGLGGAVQALSLNPTSISSIIGVVKAYTTRVGSGPFPSEQLNEFGDKLQGVGKEFGVTTGRRRRCGWFDMVLCRYSHAINHYTALNLTKLDVLDDFDEIKVGVAYILPDGTRTENTMPADPEVLEKVQVEYVTLPGWKSNTMGVKKYEDLPANARAYIEYIERGLGGVPVKWIGTGPARDHMICRE; encoded by the exons ATGGGTGTCACAATTGTTCTGGGTAGTCAGTGGGGTGATGAAG GAAAGGGGAAGATTACCGATATGCTTGCGCAGGAGGCTACGCTCTGCTGCCGTGCCGCTGGCGGCCACA ATGCCGGTCACACTATCGTCCACGGTGACAAGACCTACGACTTCCACATCCTTCCCTCCGGTCTCGTCTCCCCCGCCTGTGTCAACCTGATTGGCGCCGGTACCGTGGTGCACGTCCCTAGTTTCTTCAAGGAGTTGGCTTCTCTGGAGGACAAGGGTCTGGAGGGCGCTGGAAAgcgcatcttcatctccgacCGTGCGCACGTTTGCTTGGACCTTCACTCCGTCGTGGATGGTCTGGAAGAGGCCAAGCTGGGCGGTCGCAAGGTCGGTACTACCGGCAAGGGTATCGGTCCCTGCTACAGTGACAAGGCCGCCCGTCGCGGTATCCGTGTTGGTGAGATTCTCGACGAGGCTCTCTTCGAGCGCAAACTGCGCTCTTTGGACGCCGGCTACCGCGCTAGATTCGGCGAGCTGGAGTACAACGTTGAGGAGGAACTTGCTCGTTTCAAG GATTACCGTCAACGCTTGGGCCCTTACATTGTCGACCAATTGGCCTTCCTTCAGAAGTACAAGGACGCCCCTAACACCCTCGTTGAGGGCGCCAACGCTCTCATGCTGGACTTGGACCACGGCACTTACCCCTTCGtgacctcctcgtccaccgGTCTGGGCGGTGCCGTTCAGGccctctccctcaacccCACCAGCATCAGCTCCATCATCGGTGTCGTCAAGGCCTACACCACCCGTGTCGGCTCGGGTCCTTTCCCCAGTGAGCAGCTGAACGAGTTCGGCGACAAGCTGCAGGGCGTGGGTAAGGAGTTCGGTGTCACCACCGGCCGTAGACGTCGTTGCGGTTGGTTCGACATGGTTCTGTGCCGCTACTCCCACGCTATCAACCACTACACCGCTCTTAACTTGACCAAGCTGGACGTGCtcgatgactttgacgaGATCAAGGTCGGTGTCGCGTACATTCTGCCCGACGGCACCCGTACGGAGAACACGATGCCCGCCGATCCGGAAGTCCTGGAGAAGGTCCAGGTCGAGTATGTCACCCTCCCCGGCTGGAAGAGCAACACCATGGGCGTGAAGAAGTACGAGGACCTGCCTGCCAATGCTCGCGCGTATATCGAGTACATTGAGCGCGGGTTGGGCGGTGTTCCCGTCAAGTGGATCGGTACTGGTCCTGCTCGTGACCACATGATCTGCCGCGAGTAA
- the SDH4 gene encoding CybS family protein (COG:C;~EggNog:ENOG410PNQN;~InterPro:IPR034804,IPR007992;~PFAM:PF05328;~go_component: GO:0005740 - mitochondrial envelope [Evidence IEA];~go_component: GO:0016020 - membrane [Evidence IEA];~go_component: GO:0016021 - integral component of membrane [Evidence IEA]): MASIARQSSPLLRSAFRAPFATKNVAQVVAFHASAKKQILPPLPQTIQGTMNDPAPIPKSHPTEGSYHWTFERIVSAGLVPLCIAPFAAGSMSPVMDAVICSAIVVHSHIGFHASITDYFPTRRVPKTHTFMIWLLRAFTLSTAVGLYEFETNDVGVTEALRRVWNA; the protein is encoded by the exons ATGGCCTCCATCGCGCGCCAgtcttctcccctcctccggtCGGCGTTCCGCGCTCCCTTCGCGACTAAGAATGTCGCGCAGGTCGTGGCTTTCCATGCTTCCGCTAAGAAGCAGATCTTGCCTCCTCTGCCTC AGACTATTCAGGGAACGA TGAACGACCCCGCTCCCATCCCCAAGTCTCACCCTACCGAGGGTAGCTACCACTGGACTTTTGAGAG AATCGTCTCTGCCGGTCTCGTCCCTCTTTGCATTGCTCCCTTCGCTGCTGGTTCCATGAGCCCCGTCATGGACGCCGTCATCTGCTCCGCTATTGTGGTTCACTCTCACATTGGTTTCCA CGCCTCCATCACCGACTACTTCCCTACTCGCCGTGTCCCCAAGACCCACACCTTCATGATCTGGCTGCTCCGCGCGTTCACCCTCAGCACGGCCGTCGGTCTGTACGAGTTCGAGACGAACGACGTTGGTGTGACGGAGGCTCTCCGCCGGGTGTGGAACGCATAG